From one Suricata suricatta isolate VVHF042 chromosome 8, meerkat_22Aug2017_6uvM2_HiC, whole genome shotgun sequence genomic stretch:
- the KCTD7 gene encoding BTB/POZ domain-containing protein KCTD7 isoform X2, whose protein sequence is MVVVTGREPDSRRPDGAMSSSDAEDDFLEPATPTATQAGHALPLLPQEFPEVVPLNIGGAHFTTRLSTLRRYEDTMLAAMFSGRHYIPTDAEGRYFIDRDGTHFGDVLNFLRSGDLPPRERVRAVYKEAQYYAIGPLLEQLENMQPLKGEKVRQAFLGLMPYYKDHLERIVEIARLRAVQRKARFAKLKVCVFKEEMPITPYECPLLNSLRFERSESDGQLFEHHCEVDVSFGPWEAVADVYDLLHCLVTDLSAQGLTVDHQCIGVCDKHLINHYYCKRPIYEFKITWWCHPHWLGR, encoded by the exons ATGGTGGTAGTCACGGGGCGGGAGCCAGACAGCCGTCGCCCGGACGGTGCCATGTCCAGCTCCGACGCCGAAGACGACTTTCTGGAGCCGGCCACCCCGACGGCCACGCAGGCGGGGCACGCGCTGCCCCTGCTGCCCCAGGAG TTTCCTGAGGTTGTCCCCCTTAACATTGGAGGGGCTCACTTCACCACACGCCTGTCCACCCTGCGGCGCTATGAAGACACCATGCTGGCGGCCATGTTCAGCGGGCGACATTACATTCCCACCGACGCCGAGGGCCGCTATTTCATTGACCGGGATGGCACCCACTTTGG agATGTGCTGAATTTCCTGCGCTCAGGGGACCTGCCACCCCGGGAGCGCGTACGGGCTGTGTACAAAGAGGCTCAGTACTATGCCATCGGGCCCCTCCTGGAGCAGCTAGAGAACATGCAGCCTCTGAAGGGGGAGAAAGTGCGCCAGGCATTTCTGGGACTCATGCCTTATTACAAAG ACCATTTGGAGCGGATTGTGGAGATCGCCCGGCTGCGTGCAGTGCAGCGGAAGGCCCGTTTTGCCAAGCTCAAGGTCTGTGTCTTCAAGGAGGAGATGCCTATCACCCCCTATGAGTGTCCGCTTCTCAACTCCCTGCGCTTCGAGCGGAGCGAGAGTGACGGGCAGCTGTTTGAGCACCACTGCGAAGTGGATGTGTCTTTTGGGCCCTGGGAGGCTGTGGCTGATGTTTATGACCTCCTTCACTGCCTGGTCACGGACCTCTCAGCCCAGGGCCTCACTGTGGACCATCAGTGCATTGGGGTGTGTGACAAGCACCTCATCAACCACTACTACTGCAAGCGCCCCATCTATGAGTTCAAGATCACATGGTG GTGTCACCCTCACTGGTTGGGAAGGTGA
- the KCTD7 gene encoding BTB/POZ domain-containing protein KCTD7 isoform X1, whose protein sequence is MVVVTGREPDSRRPDGAMSSSDAEDDFLEPATPTATQAGHALPLLPQEFPEVVPLNIGGAHFTTRLSTLRRYEDTMLAAMFSGRHYIPTDAEGRYFIDRDGTHFGDVLNFLRSGDLPPRERVRAVYKEAQYYAIGPLLEQLENMQPLKGEKVRQAFLGLMPYYKDHLERIVEIARLRAVQRKARFAKLKVCVFKEEMPITPYECPLLNSLRFERSESDGQLFEHHCEVDVSFGPWEAVADVYDLLHCLVTDLSAQGLTVDHQCIGVCDKHLINHYYCKRPIYEFKITWWVWKDSSSWNSFFTTFWRCNRSCQSHVPGWP, encoded by the exons ATGGTGGTAGTCACGGGGCGGGAGCCAGACAGCCGTCGCCCGGACGGTGCCATGTCCAGCTCCGACGCCGAAGACGACTTTCTGGAGCCGGCCACCCCGACGGCCACGCAGGCGGGGCACGCGCTGCCCCTGCTGCCCCAGGAG TTTCCTGAGGTTGTCCCCCTTAACATTGGAGGGGCTCACTTCACCACACGCCTGTCCACCCTGCGGCGCTATGAAGACACCATGCTGGCGGCCATGTTCAGCGGGCGACATTACATTCCCACCGACGCCGAGGGCCGCTATTTCATTGACCGGGATGGCACCCACTTTGG agATGTGCTGAATTTCCTGCGCTCAGGGGACCTGCCACCCCGGGAGCGCGTACGGGCTGTGTACAAAGAGGCTCAGTACTATGCCATCGGGCCCCTCCTGGAGCAGCTAGAGAACATGCAGCCTCTGAAGGGGGAGAAAGTGCGCCAGGCATTTCTGGGACTCATGCCTTATTACAAAG ACCATTTGGAGCGGATTGTGGAGATCGCCCGGCTGCGTGCAGTGCAGCGGAAGGCCCGTTTTGCCAAGCTCAAGGTCTGTGTCTTCAAGGAGGAGATGCCTATCACCCCCTATGAGTGTCCGCTTCTCAACTCCCTGCGCTTCGAGCGGAGCGAGAGTGACGGGCAGCTGTTTGAGCACCACTGCGAAGTGGATGTGTCTTTTGGGCCCTGGGAGGCTGTGGCTGATGTTTATGACCTCCTTCACTGCCTGGTCACGGACCTCTCAGCCCAGGGCCTCACTGTGGACCATCAGTGCATTGGGGTGTGTGACAAGCACCTCATCAACCACTACTACTGCAAGCGCCCCATCTATGAGTTCAAGATCACATGGTG GGTGTGGAAAGACTCTTCCTCCTGGAACAGCTTCTTCACCACCTTCTGGAGATGTAACCGTAGTTGCCAAAGCCATGTACCAGGTTGGCCTTAG
- the KCTD7 gene encoding BTB/POZ domain-containing protein KCTD7 isoform X3: MVVVTGREPDSRRPDGAMSSSDAEDDFLEPATPTATQAGHALPLLPQEFPEVVPLNIGGAHFTTRLSTLRRYEDTMLAAMFSGRHYIPTDAEGRYFIDRDGTHFGDVLNFLRSGDLPPRERVRAVYKEAQYYAIGPLLEQLENMQPLKGEKVRQAFLGLMPYYKDHLERIVEIARLRAVQRKARFAKLKVCVFKEEMPITPYECPLLNSLRFERSESDGQLFEHHCEVDVSFGPWEAVADVYDLLHCLVTDLSAQGLTVDHQCIGVCDKHLINHYYCKRPIYEFKITWWQISSSVI; encoded by the exons ATGGTGGTAGTCACGGGGCGGGAGCCAGACAGCCGTCGCCCGGACGGTGCCATGTCCAGCTCCGACGCCGAAGACGACTTTCTGGAGCCGGCCACCCCGACGGCCACGCAGGCGGGGCACGCGCTGCCCCTGCTGCCCCAGGAG TTTCCTGAGGTTGTCCCCCTTAACATTGGAGGGGCTCACTTCACCACACGCCTGTCCACCCTGCGGCGCTATGAAGACACCATGCTGGCGGCCATGTTCAGCGGGCGACATTACATTCCCACCGACGCCGAGGGCCGCTATTTCATTGACCGGGATGGCACCCACTTTGG agATGTGCTGAATTTCCTGCGCTCAGGGGACCTGCCACCCCGGGAGCGCGTACGGGCTGTGTACAAAGAGGCTCAGTACTATGCCATCGGGCCCCTCCTGGAGCAGCTAGAGAACATGCAGCCTCTGAAGGGGGAGAAAGTGCGCCAGGCATTTCTGGGACTCATGCCTTATTACAAAG ACCATTTGGAGCGGATTGTGGAGATCGCCCGGCTGCGTGCAGTGCAGCGGAAGGCCCGTTTTGCCAAGCTCAAGGTCTGTGTCTTCAAGGAGGAGATGCCTATCACCCCCTATGAGTGTCCGCTTCTCAACTCCCTGCGCTTCGAGCGGAGCGAGAGTGACGGGCAGCTGTTTGAGCACCACTGCGAAGTGGATGTGTCTTTTGGGCCCTGGGAGGCTGTGGCTGATGTTTATGACCTCCTTCACTGCCTGGTCACGGACCTCTCAGCCCAGGGCCTCACTGTGGACCATCAGTGCATTGGGGTGTGTGACAAGCACCTCATCAACCACTACTACTGCAAGCGCCCCATCTATGAGTTCAAGATCACATGGTG GCAAATATCTTCTTCTGTCATCTAA